The following coding sequences lie in one Cannabis sativa cultivar Pink pepper isolate KNU-18-1 chromosome 5, ASM2916894v1, whole genome shotgun sequence genomic window:
- the LOC115717135 gene encoding protein SRC2 homolog gives MASRYEVEVKLTSAKDLKNVNWRYGPVRPYVVVWVDPKNKCSSRVDEEGDTNPIWDETLKIPLPGRIEDEEYSTLYVDVVHAGSEPDTKKLIGSAKLRLGEIVDEVGFGERATRTLKLKRPSGRPHGKLDLKVSIKDPYYRAPDAYNAPPYGVPPPGSRDYNAAPYGGPYGAPPPLPRDPYYVAPPSGYPHSSYNAPSYGQAYDQPSYGQAPQYGQPSYGQAPAYGASGYGQGEEKKSKFGGMGTGLAVGAVAGVLGGLALAEGADYVEDKIADDVEDRVEDDLGYDGDDF, from the coding sequence ATGGCTTCTCGTTACGAAGTTGAGGTGAAGCTCACCTCCGCCAAAGATTTGAAGAACGTGAACTGGCGTTACGGTCCAGTGAGGCCATACGTCGTCGTTTGGGTCGACCCAAAGAACAAGTGTTCCAGCCGGGTCGACGAAGAGGGCGACACGAACCCGATTTGGGATGAGACTTTGAAGATTCCCTTGCCCGGTCGGATCGAAGACGAGGAGTATTCAACTCTCTACGTCGACGTGGTCCACGCCGGGTCCGAACCCGATACCAAGAAACTGATCGGGTCGGCCAAACTCAGGCTCGGAGAAATCGTCGATGAGGTGGGCTTCGGTGAACGCGCCACGCGTACCTTGAAGCTCAAACGACCTTCTGGAAGACCCCACGGGAAGCTAGACTTGAAGGTCTCAATCAAAGACCCTTACTATCGTGCGCCGGATGCCTACAACgcacccccttacggggtcccaCCACCTGGTTCAAGGGATTACAACGCTGCTCCTTACGGTGGACCTTACGGTGCTCCGCCACCGTTGCCTCGTGATCCTTACTACGTTGCTCCGCCTTCTGGATACCCACACAGTTCGTACAATGCGCCATCCTATGGCCAAGCCTACGATCAGCCGAGTTACGGGCAAGCGCCTCAGTACGGTCAGCCGAGTTACGGGCAGGCTCCGGCGTACGGTGCGAGCGGGTACGGGCAAGGGGAGGAGAAGAAGAGCAAGTTTGGAGGAATGGGGACGGGATTGGCTGTGGGTGCGGTCGCAGGAGTACTCGGTGGACTCGCTTTGGCGGAGGGGGCTGATTACGTGGAAGACAAGATTGCTGATGACGTGGAGGATCGAGTGGAAGATGATCTTGGGTACGACGGCGACGATTTCTAG